A genomic region of Arcobacter sp. LA11 contains the following coding sequences:
- a CDS encoding phosphoribosylaminoimidazole synthetase: MCAEKLQRILMAIVLTVSLFLLLNGSIFGIVLQVFVISMVLIWAFTDFCPSLWAFKKMFGACEKKENKENNGNS; this comes from the coding sequence ATGTGTGCTGAAAAATTACAGCGTATTTTAATGGCAATAGTATTAACGGTATCACTTTTTTTACTTTTAAATGGTTCTATTTTTGGAATTGTTTTACAAGTATTTGTGATTTCAATGGTTTTAATATGGGCATTCACAGATTTTTGTCCTTCTCTTTGGGCATTTAAAAAAATGTTTGGAGCTTGTGAAAAAAAAGAAAATAAGGAAAATAATGGCAACAGTTAG